Part of the Paenibacillus sp. FSL R7-0273 genome is shown below.
CTAATCTTTATCTATTCTAAACCAAATCTAAGGTTTGGATAAAGTTTTGGCCGGCGGCTATCCCCCGAGCACTTCTTTTCTCAGTCCCAGCAGCCACTCTGCCGATTGCTTCATGAAAGCCAGCTGATCCTGAGCGCCGAAATGCTCAATGACGAAGGTGTCATCATAGCCGCTTTGCAGCAGATCCGTAACAAGCTCTTTCATCGGAATGCAGCCGCTCCCGGCAGGGGCCGCATACATTGGACGGCCGTCCGCCGTCAGCTTAGGCTCCTCCTTAGGGTGAACCTCAAACGTACGGTCCTTACAGTGGACATAGCCGATATGGGGTCTGCAGCGTTTGTAGGCTTCGAGGGCAGCTTCTCCGCTGTACAAAAAATTCCCGGTATCAAAGAAGCAGGACAGCTCCGGTATTTCCTCTACAAAAGACAGCAGCTGCGCTGTTGTGGCAAACGGTGCCCTGGAATCATCGAAATCTTCCATCCCTACCCTTATACCCAAAGGCTTGGCTGCTGCGCACATGGCGGCTACGGCCTCTTTCATTAACTGTACACATTGCTGATGCTCCAATGAAGCCGGGTCCTGCTCATGCTCCTCCAGAAAGCCCGGAATAACCAGCACACGCGAGGCTCCTGCCCGTCCGGCCATAGATAGAAAGGAGGTGATCTGCTCCTCTCTTACTGCACTGCTGGTGATGTGCCCAAAGTCAAAAAAGCCGTACATGCAGCTTACCGTCAGCCCAGTCTTCGTAAGCAGCGTCAGGATAGCGTCTTCCTCAGCCTTAAACTGGTCTGCGTCCATCTCCAGCGCGTCAATGCCAAAGCTCTTAACTAGTGTGCAGATTTCCTCCAGGCTCCGGCCGCTCTGTCCGGCTGCTTCACGGATATGCTCATAGAATACAGATAATTTCATCGCTGCTTCTCCTTGTATGTATGGATTATTTGGTGCGGATTAATCGCTTTCATGATTTGTGTCAGCTGGCGCTTCGCTAATCTTCTTAAATCTATGCTCCTGCCCGGGCATTGTCAACAAGCCGGGTGGACAGCCTTGCCCGGATTCCTGTCATATTGTCGCCGGAAAGGATATAGAATGCAAAGGGGCGGAAATAAAGCGGTTTCGTTAATGCGGAACCTGCTGTTGCAACGATTTCAAAGGCACGTTACGCGCGGCGTGTATTGAAATAAGCAGCTATCCGAAAACTTTAGGAGGAATACGATGCGTAGAAGGAAATGGGCAGCGCTGATTATGACTTTGGCACTTCTGATTACGTTATTTCCGGCAGGAAAAGCGGCGGATGCCGCAACCAGCTGGAATCTGGTGTGGAGCGATGAGTTCAACGGAACCTCACTGAATACGGCAGACTGGACTGCTGAGAATGGAACCGGCGGCAGCGGCTGGGGGAACAACGAGCTGCAGTATTATACAAACCGTTCGCAGAACCTGCAGGTAACAGGCGGCAATCTGGTCATTACGGCCCAGAAGGAATCGTATAACGGCAGCAGCTACACCTCGGCCCGGATCAAGACACAGGGGAAAAAGAGCTTCACCTACGGTAAAATCGAAGCCCGGATGAAGCTGCCTTCGGGTCAGGGCATCTGGCCGGCTTTTTGGATGCTCGGCTCTAATATGGATACCGTCGGCTGGCCAAAAAGCGGCGAGATCGACATTATGGAGCGGGTGAATAACAACGCTTATGTTAACGGCACCGTTCATTGGGATGCCAACGGCCACGCCGAGTACGGCAAGGTATCAGGCAATCTCGATTTCTCCCAGTATCATGTGTACAGCGTTGAGTGGGATGCCAAATACATCAGATGGTACGTGGACGGCAGCCTGTTCAATGAGTTTTATATTGAGAATAACACCGGTAACACAGAAGAATTCCAGAAGCCATTCTTTCTGCTGCTGAACCTTGCGGTGGGCGGTAACTGGCCGGGCAGCCCGAATGCTTCGACCGCCTTCCCGGCACAGATGCTGGTCGATTATGTGCGGGTCTATCAGGCGGCCTCATCGGCAAGCATTGTCAGCGGGGGCGTATACACCTTTGCCTCCAAGGCAAGCGGAAAGGTAATGGATGTGGTGGACGTATCCACAGCAGCCGGCGCCAAAATCCACCAATGGACCAATTACACTGCCGCTAACCAGCAGTTCCGGGTAGACAGCACGGGTGACGGGTACTATAAGCTTACCGCAGTACACAGCGGCAAAGTGCTCGATGTTCCAAATTCCTCCACAGCTACGGGCGTTCAGCTGCAGCAGTGGAACGATAACGGGACGGATGCGCAGAGATGGCGGATCGTTGATGCCGGCGGCGGCTACTATAAGCTTATATCCAAGGTGAGCAGCCTGGCTGTGGATGTATCCGGCTCCTCGACAGCTGATGGTGCGGCGGTGCAGCAGTGGACCGACAACGGAACCGATGCGCAGAAATGGGCACTGACTAAGGTGAATTGATACTCACGCCAGCCGAAAGGTTTCGCGGGACCACAGCTGCAATTGGCTTGATTACGAAAAAACACACCGGAGGGTGTGTTTTTTGCTGCTGGTCGGATGCTGCTTGGGATAGGTGCTGTTTGGGATACATGCTGTTTTGGGATACATGCTGTTTTGGGATACATGCTGTTTGGGGATACGTGCTGTTGCGGTATGAGTGCTGGGGTATGAGTACTGCTGGCTGTATTAGAAGTGCTGCAGTTTCTGCTGTTACGCGGATGTTTTTGCCTTTTCCTTACGCGGCCAGAGGAAATAGGAGCCTGCAATTAGCAGATCGATACCGACGACAATTGTCCAAATGCTGAGAACACCCTGCAATGCTTCGGTGCGGGCAGGCTCATCGATCCAGACTATCAGTCCGTAGAGAATTCCGGCTCCCAGCAGAAAGGACAGCAGATGCAACAGCCAGCTCTTGAAATAATGCAGGGCGTGGTCCATTCCGGTACGCTTGAGCGGCGGCGTTCCCTGTCTGGTGATATAATACCGGAAGCGTTCATCTGCCCAGCGGATCATGCTTTTGCCGAAAACAACGGATACCGAGATATATACAGCTGCGATGGCATGGGCTGTAGTGGCGGTAGCGCCCTTGGACAGGTCAACGCCTGCAATGACCAGCAGGATAAGGTCCAGCACTGGAGTCAGTGCGAGGAAGAACAGCCCCAGCTTGGGGTGTTTGAATATATAGCGTACAGTAAGACCTGTAATGATTACGACCCAAAACAGGATTTCAACAGTGACAATAGCCCAGGCTACAGTGTTCATCATGCACTCCTCATCAGAAAAAGTATTGGTTAAGAGGGATTATAGCAGCCGGATTTAAATAATACAACTGTATTATTTAAATTGCAGCCTGCTTCGGCGGTATGCTACAATACGGACATGCCAAAAATAGTCGATCACGAAGAACGGAAAGCACATATTGCCGAAGCCACCTGGCGCGTCATTCTGAATCAGGGGATGAAGGGTGCTACAGTGCGCAAAATTGCCCAGGAGGCCGGAGTATCGCTGGGCGCTTTGCGTCATTATTTTGCAACACAGCAGGAGCTGCTTGGCTTTGCCATGAAGCTGGTCAGTGACCGGGCTAACGCCAGAATCAAAGACATTGCCGGACTGGGCTTACCGCCGAAGGAGCTGGTAACCAGAGTGCTGATGGAGCTGCTGCCTTTAAATGATAATAATATGGCCGAGATGGAGGTATGGTTCGCGTTTGTGTTCCACCTGAAGTATGCAGAGGAGGATTATAGCGGGTTAAATGACGGAATCTATCCGGGCATTGTCAATCTGCTGGGCCATCTGGAGGAGAGCGGGCTGCTGAGGGAGGAGCTGGATATGAGCATCGAAGCGGAGCGGCTGTACGCGCTGCTTGACGGGGTAGCTCTGCATGCGCTGCTGGAGCCCCGGCGTCTCGACAGGGAGCGGATCCTCCGGGTGCTCCACAGCCACATGGATTCAATCTGCAGGGAATAGGGGGAGGGCCAGTAAGTAGCCGATGCCGCGCGCCGAGAGGACGGTAGCCAAAGGGAGAAATCCCTTTGGTCGGGCTGGAAACGGTCCAGGGAGCGGAATCAAAGGGAAAAATCCCTTTGGTGGGGCTGGCAACGGTCGAGGGAGTGGAATCAAAGGGAAAAATCCCTTTGGTGGGGCTGGAAACGGTCGGAGGTGGCGGAATCAAAGGGGAAAATCCCTTTGAATGTGCTGGCAACGGGACGGACGGATAGGGATGCACACATCAGTTACTTAACACAAACGCCCACTCCATAACTACGTGTATAGCACGCACCTATCTGGCTCCCTACCCACCACTCTCCTTACCCACCAAGTTCCTTACCCACCAAGTTCCTTACCCACCAAGTTCCTTACCCACCAAGTTCCTTATCCACCAAGTCCACCAAGTCCACCAAGTCCCTCAATATCCCCCTTTTATCCGCACTCCCGGTGCCGTCAGCAATATCCAAACCCCAGGATCGTAAAGCACTTGTCCTGGTCGCCGTCAGCCATGGTGATTTCTACCGTATGCTCGCTGCTCGTCTGCTGATGGTACAAAAGGACTGCGTTGCAGTGGGTCCAGTTGTTCACATGCGGATCAGCGGTCAGCACGGGCCTGCCGTCCACACGGACATCAGCGCTGCCGAAGCTGGCACTGCCGGAATCCTTGAATACCAGGATGAGGATTCTGCTGGTAATCGTTAATCTAAAAGGCTCGCCCCCAGCCTCCGCCAGACGCATCCAGTTATACGGGAACTCCGGGGTCCCTGACGGATTGTCGTCCAGCTCTACCATCTGCAGATCCGTATCGGTTTCCGTGAAGCTGCCCGGCTCAATCCGCACATGACTTAATGAGCCCGAACGGTCCAGCAGCCGGATATTCCTGAAATCATTCCCAATCACCGGAGGCTGTTGCAAATCAATATCTGCAGGATCTGCCGGAGCTGCGGCGGCCTGCTGAAACAGATGAATCAGGCAATCCGCCATCACCCGGTGCCCGTCGTTAGCAGGATGATAGATGTCGTAGAAAAACTGTCTTTTAGAGATGACATTCCCCTCAGCCTTGGTCAGCTTAAACTGGCCGGTCACGGCATCTTTTACACTAACCATAGGGAGATTATAGCGTAGCCCGACAGGGGAGAGCCGCTCCTGAAGATTCCAGTCATTGATAAATACGCTGAACAGCAGCACGACCGCAGGCTGGTTGTCAGCGGACAGGATATTCAGGCACAGGCTCTCGTAGCAGTTGCCCTTGGTTTCATCCCCCTCGTCGTTGACGGCAAACTCCACAATTACAATATCCGGCTCGGCAGCACCCTCCCTGAGCACATCTCTTTCATAACGTATAATCCCCAATTCTGACGGCGTACCGCCAACCCCTGCTTTTATAAAATGAACCTTCCCGCCGCCGTCCCTGCCATACAGCGCTTTAAAGCCCAGATAAGACTGATAGGCATAACATTCCGTATGAATCGGCTTCGCTCCCGCACCCTGGGTAATGGAGCCCCCGATATAGGCAATGGTGACGTCTTCACCCCGGGAAGCCTTGTCTATGGCAGCCTTCAGCCGCACATTGTTACCCGGATGGAGCAGGGAATGTGAGATCATATCGCGGTACGGCTCTGAACCAAAGGCAACCGGCGTTTCCGGTGACAGCTCAGGGGCACAATACCCGTCATTCAGATAAAAAATAATGCTCGCCACCGCAAGCCCGCCCGCCTGATCAAACTCAAAGGCAAATTTACCGGGAACATCATCGTCCGCCGACCATTCAATCTGCTCCAGCTGCAGAATAAGCTCGGTCCCGTCTGCCGGACAGGGAAGCCGCAGCGCTGTGCCGGAGGTATATTTGTCCGTTTTCCCCCAGTTTTGCAGCAGAAATGTAATGTCTCCCTGGTTATGCTCCGCTTTTACCGACACTCCGATGCTATGGACTAATGTACGAAAGCCCTCACAAGTCCGCAGCAGCTCCAGCATATGCGTATCCTCAACTCCGCCGATATATCTGGCCTTGTCGATCAGGTAGCTGCCCTCCAGGTAGACCTCCTGGGACGGCTTGCCTGAAGGCCGGGCGGTTGCTTCAATATGGGTTTCGAACAGCATAAAAAATCCGTTTCTGCGCTCAGCAGGATCTTTAGGGGCTCTGGGCCCGCTGCCGGCGGTGCAGCTGTCTGTTGAGCTTATTGGATCTGACATATATCGATCATCCTCACGGCTGTAATTTTGAAGGCGCTTACGGATTTGCATTGGAATATGCAGCGGAAGTGCCATACAATGCCTACACTTTACCAGAAATCCGTTATGCCTAAAATGCAGTTCCGCGTATTTAAAGTCCTTTTACCTAAAATCATATCGGTTTATTACAAGAAGTATCTGGTTTACACATGGCTGTTGAAACCGCTTAACTTATATAATGTGCCTGAGCAGCGTAAACAGACGATACGGAAGGACGGGAATACAATGATATTGGCAGAACAGGGAGCGGCAGCAAAGCTTTATCTGGATCCGGCGGCCGTCGATTATAAAGGCTTGCGGCGGGTCGCAGATTCTTTTGCCGCGGATATAGAGCTGGTTACAGGTACAAGACCGGAAATAGTCACTGAATCAGGGCAGCTGGGGAGTACTGCTATCATTATAGGAACCGCCGGAAGCAGCAGGCTGATCGATGAATGGGCTGCCGCAGGCAAACTGGATGTGTCGGCTATTCACGGCAAACGGGAATGCTACAAAATTCAGCGGATTGAACATCCCTGTGACGGTATTGAACAGGCGCTGGTCATTGCGGGCAGCGATAAAAGAGGAACAATCTACGGCGTATACGCGGTATCTGAGCTGATGGGAGTGAGTCCGTGGGTTTATTTTGCCGATGTAGTACCAGAGCGAAGAGCCCTGCTTGACCTGCCTGACGCAAAGCTGGAGGTAATCTCCAAAGAGCCGTCCGTAAAGTACCGGGGGATTTTTCTGAATGATGACTGGCCTTCACTCGGCTCCTGGGTAACCGGTGCATTCGGGGATTTCAACGAAGCATTCTATGAAAAGGTCTTTGAGCTGATTCTCAGGCTGAAGGGTAATTATCTCTGGCCGGCGATGTGGAGCGCAGAATTCAGCGTTAACGGCAGACATCATCCGCTTGCCAATGCCGAGCTTGCCAGGGAATACGGTATCATTATGGGCACCTCGCATCACGAGCCCCTGTTCCGTGCAGGCAGTGAATGGCAGAGGGTGTACAGGGATTACGGGACAAGCAATCTGTGGGATTTTGCCAGGAACCGGGAGGCGATCACCGCCTTCTGGGAGGACGGAATTAAGCGCAACAGAGAGTATCCGAACCTGATTACACTGGGCATGCGCGGAGAAAGCGATTCAGAGCTGGAAGGCAGCGACCATTACAATATTGGACTGCTTAAGGACATTATTCTCACGCAAAAAGAACTGCTTAAGCGTTATGGGCTTGAGCAGGCACCGCAGGTTCTGGCCGTCTACAAAGAGGTGGAGAAATATTGGTACGGCACAGCTGAAGCGGCGGGACTGAAGGACTGGGATGTGCTTGATGATGTGACGATTTTGCTGTCAGACGATAATTTCGGCAATCTCCGCAAAATCCCGTTCGGCCTGGAGCAGCAGCGCAGCGCGGGCTGGGGGATGTATTATCATCTGGACTACCATGGAGGCCCGCATTCGTATGAATGGGTCAATACGACGCCGCTGGAGAAGGTCTGGGAGCAGATGAGTATGGCTTATGATTACGGCATCCGGGATGTGTGGATTGTTAATGTCGGGGACTTGAAGCCGATGGAGCTGCCCATTTCATATTTTTTGGATTTAGCTTATGATTTCGGGGCCTGGGGAACCGCTGCGCCTAACAAAACTGCAGAATACACAGAACAGTGGGTGCGGCAGCAATTCGGCCATGCAGCCGACGAAGCCGCCGTAAGCGGAATTGCCGGTGTGCTGGCGGATTATACGAGAATGAACGGGCGGCGCAAGCCTGAAATTATAAGGCCGGAGACCTTCAGTCCCGTGCATTACAATGAGGCGCAGCAGGTGCTGAAGCAGGCAGGCAAGCTTGTTGAGAACGCTGAGCATTACAGAAGCCGGATTCCGGAAGAGCTCCAGGCTGCTTACTTCCAGCTCGTTTATTTTCCGGCTGCTGCTTCGGCCAATGTTCTGCAGATGCAAGTATACGCAGGGCTAAGCAAGCTGTATGCAGCACGCGGCAGCGTACTCGCCAATACGTATGCCGGGCTTACAGCAGCGGCGGTTGAACGGGATAAACAGCTGGAGCACGCGTATAACAATGAGCTTTCCGGCGGAAAATGGCGGGGGATGATGAGCTCGGCACATGTAGGCTATGTGAACTGGGACGCGGCAGGGTGGAGTTATCCGCAGGCGGCTTCCGTTATTCCGGTAAAAGGCCAGCTTATGATCGTCGATGTGCAGGGCACGGAGCAAGGGTATACTTCAGGAACGGCGGCGCTGCCGGCTTTTACAAATCTGCATAAAGAGAGCTATTCA
Proteins encoded:
- a CDS encoding sugar phosphate isomerase/epimerase family protein; the encoded protein is MKLSVFYEHIREAAGQSGRSLEEICTLVKSFGIDALEMDADQFKAEEDAILTLLTKTGLTVSCMYGFFDFGHITSSAVREEQITSFLSMAGRAGASRVLVIPGFLEEHEQDPASLEHQQCVQLMKEAVAAMCAAAKPLGIRVGMEDFDDSRAPFATTAQLLSFVEEIPELSCFFDTGNFLYSGEAALEAYKRCRPHIGYVHCKDRTFEVHPKEEPKLTADGRPMYAAPAGSGCIPMKELVTDLLQSGYDDTFVIEHFGAQDQLAFMKQSAEWLLGLRKEVLGG
- a CDS encoding RICIN domain-containing protein, which gives rise to MRRRKWAALIMTLALLITLFPAGKAADAATSWNLVWSDEFNGTSLNTADWTAENGTGGSGWGNNELQYYTNRSQNLQVTGGNLVITAQKESYNGSSYTSARIKTQGKKSFTYGKIEARMKLPSGQGIWPAFWMLGSNMDTVGWPKSGEIDIMERVNNNAYVNGTVHWDANGHAEYGKVSGNLDFSQYHVYSVEWDAKYIRWYVDGSLFNEFYIENNTGNTEEFQKPFFLLLNLAVGGNWPGSPNASTAFPAQMLVDYVRVYQAASSASIVSGGVYTFASKASGKVMDVVDVSTAAGAKIHQWTNYTAANQQFRVDSTGDGYYKLTAVHSGKVLDVPNSSTATGVQLQQWNDNGTDAQRWRIVDAGGGYYKLISKVSSLAVDVSGSSTADGAAVQQWTDNGTDAQKWALTKVN
- a CDS encoding TetR/AcrR family transcriptional regulator encodes the protein MPKIVDHEERKAHIAEATWRVILNQGMKGATVRKIAQEAGVSLGALRHYFATQQELLGFAMKLVSDRANARIKDIAGLGLPPKELVTRVLMELLPLNDNNMAEMEVWFAFVFHLKYAEEDYSGLNDGIYPGIVNLLGHLEESGLLREELDMSIEAERLYALLDGVALHALLEPRRLDRERILRVLHSHMDSICRE
- a CDS encoding SGNH/GDSL hydrolase family protein, with the translated sequence MSDPISSTDSCTAGSGPRAPKDPAERRNGFFMLFETHIEATARPSGKPSQEVYLEGSYLIDKARYIGGVEDTHMLELLRTCEGFRTLVHSIGVSVKAEHNQGDITFLLQNWGKTDKYTSGTALRLPCPADGTELILQLEQIEWSADDDVPGKFAFEFDQAGGLAVASIIFYLNDGYCAPELSPETPVAFGSEPYRDMISHSLLHPGNNVRLKAAIDKASRGEDVTIAYIGGSITQGAGAKPIHTECYAYQSYLGFKALYGRDGGGKVHFIKAGVGGTPSELGIIRYERDVLREGAAEPDIVIVEFAVNDEGDETKGNCYESLCLNILSADNQPAVVLLFSVFINDWNLQERLSPVGLRYNLPMVSVKDAVTGQFKLTKAEGNVISKRQFFYDIYHPANDGHRVMADCLIHLFQQAAAAPADPADIDLQQPPVIGNDFRNIRLLDRSGSLSHVRIEPGSFTETDTDLQMVELDDNPSGTPEFPYNWMRLAEAGGEPFRLTITSRILILVFKDSGSASFGSADVRVDGRPVLTADPHVNNWTHCNAVLLYHQQTSSEHTVEITMADGDQDKCFTILGFGYC
- a CDS encoding glycosyl hydrolase 115 family protein; the protein is MILAEQGAAAKLYLDPAAVDYKGLRRVADSFAADIELVTGTRPEIVTESGQLGSTAIIIGTAGSSRLIDEWAAAGKLDVSAIHGKRECYKIQRIEHPCDGIEQALVIAGSDKRGTIYGVYAVSELMGVSPWVYFADVVPERRALLDLPDAKLEVISKEPSVKYRGIFLNDDWPSLGSWVTGAFGDFNEAFYEKVFELILRLKGNYLWPAMWSAEFSVNGRHHPLANAELAREYGIIMGTSHHEPLFRAGSEWQRVYRDYGTSNLWDFARNREAITAFWEDGIKRNREYPNLITLGMRGESDSELEGSDHYNIGLLKDIILTQKELLKRYGLEQAPQVLAVYKEVEKYWYGTAEAAGLKDWDVLDDVTILLSDDNFGNLRKIPFGLEQQRSAGWGMYYHLDYHGGPHSYEWVNTTPLEKVWEQMSMAYDYGIRDVWIVNVGDLKPMELPISYFLDLAYDFGAWGTAAPNKTAEYTEQWVRQQFGHAADEAAVSGIAGVLADYTRMNGRRKPEIIRPETFSPVHYNEAQQVLKQAGKLVENAEHYRSRIPEELQAAYFQLVYFPAAASANVLQMQVYAGLSKLYAARGSVLANTYAGLTAAAVERDKQLEHAYNNELSGGKWRGMMSSAHVGYVNWDAAGWSYPQAASVIPVKGQLMIVDVQGTEQGYTSGTAALPAFTNLHKESYSVTVSSGGDTGFAYEATGSTDWIRLESSSGWTETGETITVSVDWDKVQGACSGNIVISGAGGTVIVCAEVDWSSPGELPPATFIEAHNVVAIEAEHTVNRCAADGVEWTTISNYGRTLSSVKMYPDTVSFSEPAQAPYLEYRLLVKRDGEYILTAYIAPTNHLSPVSGLRYAAGFDGLAPVVADALPPGYEGGNHGNEPWCRAVMNNIHTTVTTHTLSKGVHILRFYGLDAGLVLQKLVLSAEPLPYSYFGPEESYLTSAALTEDSP